From the Streptococcus hyointestinalis genome, the window TAGCGTTATTCTTAGCGTCTGTGGCATCTGGTCCTGAAAAGCGAGCGGACCACACGCCTGGAAGCCCACCTAGCGCATCCACCTTGAGCCCTGAGTCGTCTGCCAACACCATTTTACCGGTTAAGCGTGAGATAGTCTCTGCCTTGAGGCGAGCATTTCCCTCAAAGGTCATACCCGTCTCCTCAACCTCTGGCAAGTCTGGATAGTCGTTGAGGTTTTGTACGGTGATACCGAGCTTAGCAAACAACTGACGAAATTCTTTGGTTTTGCCTTCATTGCGTGTCGCAATCAAAATGGTATCGCCAAAATCAAGCTCAGCACCATCTAAGAAAGCAGATAATTCTACACCACCTTTTGGCACATGAACAAACAGCACCTTTTCCTTTTCAACAACAAGCACTGCTCCTTTGTGAGCCACCGCTTTTAACGAACGGTTTTCAAGCGCATTTATCAGCTCCAAATAAAAATGAATCAAGCGATAAGGTGAGCTGTACTTAATCACACCCAGTGCGATTTTAAAGTGATTGTCCTCATTCAATAGGAGATTGTTTAAAGACGTCACAATCAAGTCAAGCTCAGCAGAGG encodes:
- a CDS encoding nucleoside-triphosphate diphosphatase produces the protein MTEKIFEYKDDKDWYVGKLEGDGFRFSFSSAELDLIVTSLNNLLLNEDNHFKIALGVIKYSSPYRLIHFYLELINALENRSLKAVAHKGAVLVVEKEKVLFVHVPKGGVELSAFLDGAELDFGDTILIATRNEGKTKEFRQLFAKLGITVQNLNDYPDLPEVEETGMTFEGNARLKAETISRLTGKMVLADDSGLKVDALGGLPGVWSARFSGPDATDAKNNAKLLHELAMVFEPEDRSAQFHTTLVVAAPNKESLVVEADWEGYIGVEPRGENGFGYDPLFLVGHTGRTAAELSAEEKNAQSHRGQAVKKLMEVFPQWQHNL